One segment of Natronosalvus halobius DNA contains the following:
- a CDS encoding DUF5828 family protein: MEESISGFKVRGDWGDVVEHGERITQALREAGVDDPDLDAGARLARAFEEWDEWRPKAHERLETEVSEKTAEQASVEEGKGEKAGKNPDEDLKTAGEKLSASYEALEADEADEAVDSWRESVDYVARAADTAGRKAIRRVEDTVYQKVMTQLAPYYFDNELVSANIQQSGRGNADRFVFEVNVNDDVLKSDVSELLAEFEDEVDRWHVETEKDTERAEAVEGVEPPPEPSDGSRSTTN, translated from the coding sequence ATGGAAGAGAGTATTTCGGGATTCAAAGTCCGCGGCGACTGGGGCGACGTCGTCGAACACGGCGAGCGAATTACCCAGGCCCTCCGCGAGGCGGGCGTCGACGATCCCGACCTCGACGCAGGCGCACGGTTAGCCCGCGCGTTCGAGGAGTGGGACGAGTGGCGACCCAAGGCCCACGAGCGCCTCGAGACCGAGGTCAGCGAGAAGACGGCCGAACAGGCCAGCGTCGAAGAGGGCAAGGGCGAAAAGGCCGGCAAAAATCCCGACGAGGACCTGAAAACGGCCGGCGAAAAGCTCTCCGCCTCCTACGAGGCGCTCGAGGCCGACGAGGCCGACGAGGCCGTCGACAGCTGGCGGGAGTCGGTCGATTACGTCGCGCGCGCGGCCGACACCGCCGGTCGAAAGGCGATTCGGCGTGTCGAGGACACCGTCTACCAGAAGGTGATGACCCAGCTCGCGCCGTACTACTTCGACAACGAACTCGTCAGCGCGAACATCCAGCAGAGCGGCCGGGGTAACGCCGATCGGTTCGTCTTCGAGGTGAACGTCAACGACGACGTCCTCAAGTCCGACGTCTCGGAGCTACTTGCCGAGTTCGAAGACGAGGTCGACCGCTGGCACGTCGAGACCGAGAAGGACACGGAACGAGCCGAGGCCGTCGAGGGCGTCGAACCGCCGCCAGAGCCCAGCGACGGGTCCCGGTCGACGACGAACTGA
- a CDS encoding inorganic phosphate transporter — MVEIATLLTFALAALASLFMAWAIGAGSSGSTPFAPAVGANAISVMRAGFLVGLLGFAGAVLQGANVSEAVGAELIDGVVLSPAAATIGLSIAAVLVAIGVFTGYPIATAFTVTGSVIGVGLAMGGAPAWPKYQEIAALWLLTPFVGGGIAYLIARLLRDEPVSERTLIVGLAGLIGVLLANIEFAAFGGAGESASLALTVGNAVPGPALVGLLAVTALVAVFWALLFWIDTRETIERGERHFLLVLGGLVAFSAGGSQVGLAIGPLIPLSGDLEIPLTALLVGGGVGLLVGSWTGAPRMIKAISQDYSSLGPRRSIAALIPSFAIAQTAVLYGIPVSFNEIIVSAIIGSGYAASSADGGGVSARKMGLTVLAWVLSLAGSVVLSYAGFRLADWVIL; from the coding sequence ATGGTCGAGATTGCGACTCTCCTGACCTTCGCCCTCGCCGCCCTCGCCAGCCTCTTCATGGCCTGGGCGATCGGCGCCGGCTCGAGCGGCTCCACCCCGTTTGCCCCGGCCGTTGGCGCGAACGCCATCTCGGTGATGCGAGCGGGCTTTCTGGTCGGGTTACTCGGATTCGCCGGTGCCGTCTTGCAGGGCGCGAACGTCTCCGAGGCGGTCGGCGCGGAACTCATCGACGGGGTCGTCCTCTCGCCGGCCGCCGCGACTATCGGGCTATCGATCGCCGCCGTCCTGGTCGCCATCGGCGTCTTCACGGGCTACCCCATAGCGACGGCGTTCACGGTGACGGGGTCGGTTATCGGCGTCGGCCTCGCAATGGGCGGGGCACCGGCCTGGCCCAAATACCAGGAGATTGCCGCACTGTGGCTGCTCACGCCGTTCGTCGGCGGCGGTATCGCGTACCTGATCGCCCGGCTACTCCGGGACGAGCCCGTCTCCGAGCGGACGCTCATCGTCGGCCTCGCCGGCCTCATCGGCGTTCTCCTCGCGAACATCGAGTTCGCCGCCTTCGGCGGGGCCGGCGAGAGCGCGTCGCTGGCACTCACAGTGGGCAACGCCGTTCCGGGTCCCGCACTCGTCGGCCTCCTCGCAGTGACCGCTCTCGTCGCCGTCTTCTGGGCGCTCCTCTTCTGGATCGACACGCGCGAGACGATCGAACGTGGGGAGCGACACTTCCTGCTCGTCCTCGGGGGACTGGTCGCATTCTCGGCGGGCGGCAGCCAGGTCGGTCTAGCAATCGGACCACTGATACCACTCTCGGGCGACCTCGAGATACCTCTCACGGCGCTGCTGGTCGGCGGCGGCGTCGGCCTCCTGGTCGGCTCCTGGACGGGCGCCCCGCGGATGATCAAGGCGATCTCCCAGGACTACTCCTCGCTCGGACCTCGTCGCTCGATCGCCGCGCTCATCCCCTCGTTCGCCATCGCGCAGACGGCCGTACTCTACGGCATCCCCGTCTCGTTCAACGAGATTATCGTTAGCGCGATCATCGGGAGCGGCTACGCCGCCTCGAGCGCCGACGGCGGCGGGGTGAGCGCCCGAAAGATGGGGTTGACCGTGCTGGCGTGGGTGCTCTCGCTGGCCGGGTCGGTCGTCCTCTCGTACGCGGGCTTTCGACTCGCTGACTGGGTCATCCTGTGA